CGCATAGATGCCGCGCCGGCCGATCGGCGAGCGCACACGGCTGATTACCGGCTCCACATTTGCGAACAGCTTCGGGTTTCGGCCCTTCACCGTCTGCCATTGCCGTATCGCGGCCGCACGGTTGAAGCTGCCTGCGACCTGGATGCCCCAGGGCAGAACCGGCACGGTGGACATGGCGACGGTCTGGAACCTTGCGGTGGGCAGGTCGAGGCACGCGCGGCTGAACGATTTTGTCTCGTGCAACGGAGGCGCTTCCACCTCTCCCCGAACGCCCGCGAACGTGTCGGCGGGCGCACCCATGATGTCGAGCACGTAATTCTCGGTTTCCAGCGGCAGGAAGCCGCCGCTCGCGAGCCAGCGCGACACCCTGCCCTCCCCGGAATTGTAGGCAGCCGCCGCAAGGCCGAAATTCCCGAACTTGGTCGAAAGCTCCGCGAGATAGGTCGCAGCCGCCGGAATGGCCTGCTCGATGTCGAACGCATCCTCGAGGCCGCGCATGCGTGCCGTGCCGGGCATGAACTGCGCCACGCCCTCCGCACCCTTGGGGCTCACCGCATTGGGGTCGAAGCGGCTCTCCTTCCAGATCAGGCGCGCGAGGAAAGCGCGCGGCAGATCGTTCTGGTCGGCATGAGCCGCGATCAGACCGCAGACGCGGCCAAGATAGGGCGGCCCGGGCGGATCGGCGAACGCAGTTTGAGAAACGCTCGCGGAAATAGCGACCGCGAATGCGACGGCGAGCCTGATCCTATTCCGCCGCTTGCCGGCCACCGGTTCCGAACCGCTGCTCGATATAGTCGGCGACCATCTTCTGGAAATCGTCCGCGATGTTCGGCCCGCGCAGGGTCGCGGCCTTCTGCCCGTCGATGAAGATGGGCGCGGATGGCGTCTCGCCTGTGCCCGGCAGCGAAATGCCAATATCGGCATGCTTGGATTCGCCCGGTCCGTTGACGATACAGCCCATCACCGCAACCTTGAGAGCTTCAACGCCCGGATATTTCTCGCGCCAGACAGGCATGTTGCGGCGCAGATCGTCCTGAATGGTCGCGGCCAGTTCCTGGAACACCGTCGATGTCGTGCGCCCGCAGCCCGGACACGCCGCCACGATCGGCACGAACTGGCGGAAACCCATCGTCTGGAGCAGTTCCTGCGCCACCTGCACCTCGCGGGTCCGGTCGCCGCCGGGCTCGGGCGTCAGCGAGATGCGGATCGTGTCGCCGATGCCTTGCTGAAGCAGGATGCCCATCGCGGCAGACGACGCCACGACGCCCTTCGTGCCCATGCCTGCCTCGGTAAGGCCGAGATGAAGCGCGTGGTTCGATCGCTTGGACAGTTCGACATAGACGGCGATCAGGTCCTGCACCTGGCTGACCTTGGCCGACAGGATGATCTTCTCGCGCGGCAGGCCGATCTCTTCCGCGAGTTCTGCCGAGATCAGCGCGGACTGCACGATCGCTTCGCGCATCACCTCCACCGCCGTCATGGGAGAACCGGCCTTCTGGTTCTGGTCCATCAACCGCGTCAGCAATTCCTGGTCGAGCGATCCCCAGTTGACGCCGATGCGCACCGGCTTGTCGTGCCGGATCGCGGTCTCGACGATCGCGCCGAACTGCCGGTCCTTCTTTTCCTTGAAACCGACATTGCCGGGATTGATGCGATACTTCGCGAGCGCTTCGGCGCAATCGGGGTGGTCCGCCAGAAGCTTGTGGCCGATATAATGGAAGTCGCCCACCAGGGGCACGTTCACGCCCAGCCGCGCCAGCCTGTCGCGGATGCGCGGGACGGCGGCGGCGCTCTCGTCGCGATCGACCGTGATGCGCACGATTTCGGACCCGGCGCGATGAAGCGCGGCGACCTGCGCCACGGTGCCGTCTATGTCGGCCGTGTCGGTGTTCGTCATCGACTGGACGACCACCGGCGCTCCGCCACCGACCAGCACGTCGCCGACCAGAACACCGACGGTTTGCTTGCGATCCAGCGGACGGTCGAGGAAGGGCTGCATGATGCTCAAATTCATATCGTTCATCGCACGTATTTAGGGTGTCGGAGGTATCTAGCACAATCCGGCAAATCGGGCATGACGAAGACGCAACTACCGTAAAACCACCATCACGGTTGGAATTCATGCTGCAGCGCAATATGTAACAGTCGCATAGAACCATCGCGAAAGACGAAACCATGCTGACAGGCAAGACTGCAATCGTGACCGGCTCGACCTCCGGCATCGGGCTCGCCACAGCCGAGGCGCTCGCCGCCAAGGGCTGCAACATCGTCGTGAATTCCTATGGCGACGACACGGCCGATCACCAGATCGCAGCCGATATCGCATCGAAGCATGGCGTCGAGGCCGTCTACGTCAAGGCGGACATGTCGAAACCTGCGGAATGCCGCGATCTCATCGAAAAGACTGTCGCACGCTTCGGCAGCGTCGACATCCTCGTCAACAATGCCGGCATCCAGTACGTCGCGCCCGTCGAGACATTCCCGATCGAGAAGTGGGACGCGATCATCGCGATCAACCTCTCTTCGGCGTTTCACACGGCCGCCGCCGCGATCCCGCACATGAAGGCAACCGGCTGGGGCCGCATCGTCAACATCGCATCGGCGCACGGGCTGCGCGCATCGCCCAACAAATCGGCCTATGTCGCCGCCAAGCACGGCGTCGTCGGCCTCACCAAGACGATCGCCCTTGAACTGGCGGGCCAGGGCATAACCTGCAATGCGGTCTGCCCCGGCTTCGTGCTGACACCGCTGGTCGAAACGCAGATCGAGGATCGCATGAAGGAAGAGGGCCTCGACCGCGAGGCCACGATCCGCGACGTGATCCTCGCCAAGCAGCCATCGAAGCAATTCGCGACGGTCGAGGAGATCGGCGCATCCGTCGCCTTCCTCTGCTCGAACGATGCCGCGCAGGTCACCGGCACCACCCTGTCGGTCGATGGCGGCTGGACCGCCCAGTAGACGATCATGACCGGCAAGCCCATCAACATCGCGCTTCAGGGCGGCGGTTCGCACGGCGCGTTCACCTGGGGTGTGCTCGACCGCCTGCTCGAGGATGGCCGGCTGGATTTTTCCGCCATTTCCGGGACCAGCGCGGGAGCCATGAATGCGGTCGCGCTCGCACATGGCTGGGCGGAAGGCGGAGCCGACGGCGCCCGCCGGAAGCTTCATGATTTCTGGCGCGCGGTCGGCCGGACCGGTCGTTTTAGCCCGGTTCGTCGCATGCCGTGGGATGTGTTGTGGGGCAACTGGTCGGTCGAGAACACGCCCGGCTATATGTGGTTCGACACGTTTTCGCGCGTCTTCTCGCCCTACAGCGCCAATCCGTTCAACCACAACCCGCTGCGCGATGTGGTCCGCAGCGAGATCGATTTCGACCTCGTGCGCAAATCCGCCGGCCCGAAGCTCTTCGTCTCGGCGACCAACGTCGAGACCGGACAATTGCGGGTCTTTGAGACGGCTGAACTCTCACTCGACGTGATCATGGCGTCGGCCTGCCTGCCGCAGATATTCCAGGCCGTCGAAATCGAGGGTACGCCCTACTGGGATGGCGGCTATGGCGGCAATCCGGCGCTCTACCCGTTCTTCTACGCGACGCCGACGGAAGACGTCCTGCTGGTCCAGATCAATCCGGTCGAGCGCGAAGGCGCCCCGCGCTCGGCGCGCGAAATCCAGAACCGTATCGACGAAATCACCTTCAACGCCGCCATGCTGCGTGAATTCCGCGCCATCGCCTTCGTCAACGAACTGATCGACAGCGGTCGCATCGACCGCGACCACTACCGGCATATCAGGATGCACCGGATCGACGCAGACGAGGCCTTCAAGGATCTTTCCGCCTCGTCCAAGGTCAATGCCGAATGGGCGTTCCTGGAATATCTGCGCGATCTCGGGCGATCAGCAGCCGAGGACTGGCTGACGGAGAACTTCGAGGCGGTCGGCAAGACAGGCACGCTCGACATTTCAGGAGAACTGGCGCCGGGCCTCTCCGCGAAGCCGAAGAAGAAGACCGGCGCGCGCGTCCGCGATTTCCTGGCGACGCGGAAGCGGCCGGCCGTCGCCAAGCACCACGCTACGGACGGATCGCGGCGACGAGCATCCGCGCAGCCCGCTTCGCAGCCTCGAGATGATGAGTGGGATCGCTGAGCCGCGGCTTCATGCCCTCCAGCGCATCGAAAAAGGTCTGCGCGAGCGTGCGTGCCGAAAACCCGCGTGAGGCGAGATCGACGCCGGTCGCCCTCGTCTCCGCTTCGATGGCCTGTTCAAGCACACCATCAATTTTCTCGCGCCACTCTTCGATGACCTCGCCGGCGAGATTGTTCTTCATGTCAATGAGTTCGAGGCCGTGCGGCGACTCCTCGATCTCGCGCATCATGTCGAAAAGCGCGTGCTCGACCAGCCGATCGAGGCGGTCGAGCAAAGGCTCGTCGCCATTCAGAGCCACGGATGCACGCTCCGCGCATCGCGCCATGACGCATCGCGCGATCGCCTTGTAGATGTCCGTCTTGTTGCGAAACACCACATAGAGTGCCGGGCGCGATAGATCCGACGCCTTGGCGATGTCGTCCATCGTCGTGCGGGTAAAGCCGTAGGCCAGGAATACTTTGTAGGCACCTTCGAGAATACGCAGGCGCTTGGGATCGGCAGCGTCGTGGCGTATCGCCGAGATGGGTTCGCTGATTGACATCATGCATCTCTTGACAAAATTACGTATTTTGTCAAGGTGTCCGCGCAGCCCGCCGCCAAGCGGCCAGCCATGGTGGTTCTCGATGCGATTGACTGTCGACGGCAAGACCCTGGAAATCGATGCTGACCCCGAAATGCCACTCCTATGGGCGCTTCGGGATATCGCCGGCATTCTGGGTCCGAAATTCGGTTGCGGCATCGCGGCCTGCGGCGCGTGCACCGTCATCATCGACGGCTCGCCCGTGCGATCCTGCGTCATGCCGCTCGGGCAGGTTCAGGGCGACGTGACGACGATCGAAGGTCTGGCGCAGGACGGCAGGCTTCACCCGGTCCAGCAGGCCTGGGTGGACGAACAGGTCGCCCAGTGCGGCTACTGCCAGGCAGGTCAGATCATGACCGCCGTCGCGCTGCTGGACTGGA
This portion of the Mesorhizobium sp. CAU 1732 genome encodes:
- a CDS encoding 3-hydroxybutyrate dehydrogenase, whose translation is MLTGKTAIVTGSTSGIGLATAEALAAKGCNIVVNSYGDDTADHQIAADIASKHGVEAVYVKADMSKPAECRDLIEKTVARFGSVDILVNNAGIQYVAPVETFPIEKWDAIIAINLSSAFHTAAAAIPHMKATGWGRIVNIASAHGLRASPNKSAYVAAKHGVVGLTKTIALELAGQGITCNAVCPGFVLTPLVETQIEDRMKEEGLDREATIRDVILAKQPSKQFATVEEIGASVAFLCSNDAAQVTGTTLSVDGGWTAQ
- the ispG gene encoding flavodoxin-dependent (E)-4-hydroxy-3-methylbut-2-enyl-diphosphate synthase, translated to MQPFLDRPLDRKQTVGVLVGDVLVGGGAPVVVQSMTNTDTADIDGTVAQVAALHRAGSEIVRITVDRDESAAAVPRIRDRLARLGVNVPLVGDFHYIGHKLLADHPDCAEALAKYRINPGNVGFKEKKDRQFGAIVETAIRHDKPVRIGVNWGSLDQELLTRLMDQNQKAGSPMTAVEVMREAIVQSALISAELAEEIGLPREKIILSAKVSQVQDLIAVYVELSKRSNHALHLGLTEAGMGTKGVVASSAAMGILLQQGIGDTIRISLTPEPGGDRTREVQVAQELLQTMGFRQFVPIVAACPGCGRTTSTVFQELAATIQDDLRRNMPVWREKYPGVEALKVAVMGCIVNGPGESKHADIGISLPGTGETPSAPIFIDGQKAATLRGPNIADDFQKMVADYIEQRFGTGGRQAAE
- a CDS encoding helix-turn-helix domain-containing protein, producing MSISEPISAIRHDAADPKRLRILEGAYKVFLAYGFTRTTMDDIAKASDLSRPALYVVFRNKTDIYKAIARCVMARCAERASVALNGDEPLLDRLDRLVEHALFDMMREIEESPHGLELIDMKNNLAGEVIEEWREKIDGVLEQAIEAETRATGVDLASRGFSARTLAQTFFDALEGMKPRLSDPTHHLEAAKRAARMLVAAIRP
- a CDS encoding patatin-like phospholipase family protein, whose translation is MTGKPINIALQGGGSHGAFTWGVLDRLLEDGRLDFSAISGTSAGAMNAVALAHGWAEGGADGARRKLHDFWRAVGRTGRFSPVRRMPWDVLWGNWSVENTPGYMWFDTFSRVFSPYSANPFNHNPLRDVVRSEIDFDLVRKSAGPKLFVSATNVETGQLRVFETAELSLDVIMASACLPQIFQAVEIEGTPYWDGGYGGNPALYPFFYATPTEDVLLVQINPVEREGAPRSAREIQNRIDEITFNAAMLREFRAIAFVNELIDSGRIDRDHYRHIRMHRIDADEAFKDLSASSKVNAEWAFLEYLRDLGRSAAEDWLTENFEAVGKTGTLDISGELAPGLSAKPKKKTGARVRDFLATRKRPAVAKHHATDGSRRRASAQPASQPRDDEWDR
- a CDS encoding lytic transglycosylase domain-containing protein, which gives rise to MSASVSQTAFADPPGPPYLGRVCGLIAAHADQNDLPRAFLARLIWKESRFDPNAVSPKGAEGVAQFMPGTARMRGLEDAFDIEQAIPAAATYLAELSTKFGNFGLAAAAYNSGEGRVSRWLASGGFLPLETENYVLDIMGAPADTFAGVRGEVEAPPLHETKSFSRACLDLPTARFQTVAMSTVPVLPWGIQVAGSFNRAAAIRQWQTVKGRNPKLFANVEPVISRVRSPIGRRGIYAVRVGAETRGEADALCVGLRRAGGACIVTRNR
- a CDS encoding (2Fe-2S)-binding protein: MRLTVDGKTLEIDADPEMPLLWALRDIAGILGPKFGCGIAACGACTVIIDGSPVRSCVMPLGQVQGDVTTIEGLAQDGRLHPVQQAWVDEQVAQCGYCQAGQIMTAVALLDWNPEPTDADIDNAFGGNLCRCGTYPRIRAAVKRAAGARAGA